One region of Salvia miltiorrhiza cultivar Shanhuang (shh) chromosome 3, IMPLAD_Smil_shh, whole genome shotgun sequence genomic DNA includes:
- the LOC131018565 gene encoding vegetative cell wall protein gp1-like, whose translation MPEPTSVLEQKKVVALPSPALPSAALPSPALPSAALPSPALPSSALPDIVPQMSALPNPTLQTPAMKNPSLQISALQNPAMESPALQNPALQSPALPKPAMQNSAMQPSALQIPALQNLTLQNPAMPSLALQHPAMRSSAMQNTAPQSAAVPSAALQWSVMPNPVLQNYGMRKAPKLIRTPELRRAPELRRAPELIRWPELSLHKSTTPYRPPKVVQRSSSPLPPPIVDLTQPLPK comes from the coding sequence ATGCCTGAACCGACTTCGGTACTAGAGCAGAAGAAGGTAGTagcgctgcccagtccagccTTGCCGAGTGCCgcgctgcccagtccagccctGCCGAGTGCAGCGCTCCCCAGTCCAGCGCTGCCTAGCTCAGCACTGCCAGATATAGTCCCGCAGATGTCAGCCTTGCCGAATCCAACCTTGCAGACTCCAGCTATGAAAAACCCATCTCTGCAGATTTCAGCCTTGCAAAATCCAGCTATGGAAAgtccagctctgcagaatccagctctgcagaGCCCAGCCCTGCCGAAACCAGCTATGCAGAATTCAGCTATGCAACCTTCAGCACTGCAGATTCCAGCACTGCAGAATCTAACACTTCAGAATCCAGCTATGCCAAGTCTAGCTCTGCAGCATCCTGCCATGCGTAGTTCAGCTATGCAGAATACGGCCCCGCAGAGTGCAGCCGTGCCAAGTGCAGCATTGCAATGGTCAGTCATGCCAAATCCAGTTCTGCAAAACTATGGCATGAGAAAGGCACCTAAGCTGATAAGGACGCCGGAGCTAAGAAGAGCACCAGAGCTGAGACGagcgccagagttgataaggTGGCCAGAGCTATCTCTCCACAAGTCCACTACGCCGTATCGACCACCGAAAGTTGTCCAACGTTCCAGCTCACCTCTGCCACCACCGATTGTTGATTTAACCCAACCATTACCGAAGTAA